In Xanthomonas sp. SI, the following are encoded in one genomic region:
- a CDS encoding NRDE family protein yields MCLVALALESHPRWRLLLVGNRDEFHARPTAPLQRWAAPAERVLAGRDLRSGGSWVGLDDAGRCTVVTNVRDPLASMSGASRGALVADYLAGAQPAAAFADALALRADAYPPFNLLLADAAGADYLGNHPPARQRLAPGIHGMSNGALDAPWPKTLRLCEVLAGWIAAGDEDLSPLWRALADETVAADAQLPDTGVGLELERRLSPAFIRGHDYGTRASTIVAADGDGRGWIHERRFGPDGVFLGETRLEGLGTGDLGLGTR; encoded by the coding sequence ATGTGCCTGGTCGCCCTCGCCCTCGAATCGCACCCGCGCTGGCGCCTGCTGCTGGTCGGCAACCGCGACGAATTCCACGCCCGCCCGACCGCGCCGCTGCAGCGCTGGGCGGCGCCGGCGGAGCGGGTGCTGGCCGGGCGCGACCTGCGTTCTGGCGGCAGCTGGGTGGGCCTGGACGACGCCGGCCGCTGCACCGTGGTCACCAACGTGCGCGACCCGCTGGCGTCGATGTCCGGCGCCTCGCGCGGCGCCCTGGTCGCCGACTACCTGGCCGGTGCCCAGCCGGCGGCCGCGTTCGCCGACGCCCTGGCGCTGCGCGCCGACGCCTATCCGCCGTTCAACCTGCTGCTGGCCGACGCCGCCGGCGCCGACTACCTCGGCAATCACCCGCCGGCCCGGCAGCGGCTGGCGCCCGGCATCCATGGCATGTCCAACGGTGCGCTGGATGCGCCGTGGCCGAAAACGCTGCGACTGTGCGAGGTCCTGGCGGGCTGGATCGCCGCCGGCGACGAGGACCTGTCCCCGCTATGGCGGGCGCTGGCCGACGAGACCGTCGCCGCCGACGCGCAGCTGCCCGACACCGGCGTGGGCCTGGAGCTGGAACGGCGCCTGTCGCCGGCCTTCATCCGCGGCCACGACTACGGCACCCGCGCCAGCACCATCGTGGCGGCGGACGGCGACGGCCGCGGCTGGATCCACGAGCGCCGCTTCGGCCCCGATGGGGTGTTCCTGGGGGAGACGCGGCTGGAGGGGCTCGGGACCGGGGACTTGGGACTCGGGACCCGGTAA
- the rsmI gene encoding 16S rRNA (cytidine(1402)-2'-O)-methyltransferase: protein MSAQPGTLHVVATPIGNLADLTPRAQEVLRAVAAICAEDTRRSGQLLSHFGIDKPLVALHEHNEDALAQRIVARLLGGESLALVSDAGTPLVSDPGYRLVRAAREAGVRVSPVPGACAAIAALSVAGLPSDRFSFEGFLPAKASGRRERLARLAGEPRTLVFYESAHRIVESLADCRAAFGDARPAVLARELTKLFETVLDGSLAELQAQVEADANQRKGEFVLIVQGAGDDADAQLAEGRRVYATLSAHLPPSTAAKLAAEITGAPRKALYGG, encoded by the coding sequence ATGAGCGCCCAGCCCGGAACCCTGCATGTCGTCGCCACGCCGATCGGCAATCTCGCCGACCTGACGCCGCGCGCGCAGGAGGTGCTGCGCGCGGTCGCCGCGATCTGCGCCGAGGACACCCGCCGCAGCGGCCAGCTGCTGTCGCACTTCGGCATCGACAAGCCTTTGGTCGCGCTGCACGAGCACAACGAGGACGCGCTGGCGCAGCGCATCGTCGCGCGCCTGCTCGGCGGCGAATCGCTGGCCCTGGTCAGCGACGCCGGCACCCCGCTGGTCAGCGACCCCGGCTACCGGCTGGTCCGCGCCGCGCGCGAGGCCGGGGTGCGGGTCAGCCCGGTGCCCGGCGCCTGCGCGGCGATCGCCGCGCTCAGCGTGGCCGGCCTGCCCAGCGACCGTTTCAGCTTCGAGGGCTTCCTGCCGGCCAAGGCCTCCGGCCGCCGCGAGCGCCTGGCGCGCCTGGCCGGCGAGCCGCGCACCCTGGTGTTCTACGAATCGGCGCACCGCATCGTCGAATCCCTGGCCGACTGCCGCGCCGCGTTCGGCGACGCGCGCCCGGCGGTGCTGGCGCGCGAGCTGACCAAGCTGTTCGAGACCGTGCTCGACGGCAGCCTGGCCGAGCTGCAGGCGCAGGTGGAAGCCGACGCCAACCAGCGCAAGGGCGAGTTCGTGCTGATCGTGCAGGGCGCCGGCGACGATGCCGACGCGCAACTGGCCGAGGGTCGCCGCGTCTACGCCACGCTCAGCGCGCACCTGCCGCCGTCCACCGCCGCCAAGCTGGCGGCGGAGATCACCGGCGCGCCGCGCAAGGCGTTGTACGGGGGCTGA